The following proteins are encoded in a genomic region of Xenopus laevis strain J_2021 chromosome 3L, Xenopus_laevis_v10.1, whole genome shotgun sequence:
- the LOC108706566 gene encoding uncharacterized protein LOC108706566, which yields MTLMNEMENFNEDIIKTHTCGYLDHICHFCSAKHFESERPSDRKFSQCCSKGKVNLPTISMNPLIQQLMTGQHYYSKNFFNDIRSINSALAFASMGANITPPPGNGPYCFRIHGSICHRAGTLHPEQGQNRLFAQLYILDPSEAAEQRMQNSANNGINPELMKILSTLIAQTNPFAEACKMLYQVEKEYEEDAATTGNVIKEVSMTIVQDRRNDQRRYNAPKHNEVAFIFQNDDGEPPLERDLLIHCKATTDDINQRKTQRISVLDPNLEPMVYPLLFPYGDQSWGIDIPLQHRPEALQSLTNQTQNPRIRVTQMQYYGYRLSIRDDFNPFLNAGRLTQQYIVDAYVKTESNRLNYIRLNQPKLRVEKYSGLMDHLINESNEKGFIPGKTYILPSSFAGSPRNMLQHYQDAMVIVRKYGKPDLFITMTCNPKWEEIVENLQHGQTTDARPDLVARVFHLKLKALIDDLCKKHIFGVLKAIVYVIEFQKRGLPHAHILLILQHDWKPKTEQLIDKIVSAEIPNITNTPRLHAIVTKHMIHGPCGLLNPNSPCMSNDKCTKEFPKPFQEKTSANTNGYPKYRRRNTNNMTIVNGRTIDNHWVVPYNPHLALKYNCHINVEVCASIKRVKYLFKYVYKGHDCANVVIQEQGTLNHDEIKTFMDSRYISAPEAAWRLNGFEMHYQSHTIYRLPVHLPDEQSVFFNPNDINTATQRASVKNTQLTAWFKLNQEQEQARNLLYSDIPVHYVFDSKTCTWKLRQRGADKIIGRMYSVNLSSDPERYCMRLLLLHVPGAISFQDMRTVNRNIYLSFQDAAKERGLINDDQVWENTLEDAIQYSMPKQLRELFAYICVFASLQNINDLFVKYEQYLTEDIVQKHINHNDECTICRSIALQEISNILLLHGKKCEDFGLPPILPNSNLLADNYNQVFQKQKAEEMTSTLNKEQKTALQTILQATENDNLNKHCFFIDGPGGSGKTYLYKTLLSTVRGQGNIALPVASTGIAANLLEGGRTYHSQFKLPVPIVENTTSNIRLNSVDAERLRHSKLVIWDECTMAPSVALAMVNRLLQEIMDNNKPFGGKVFLLGGDFRQTLPVLPHGDRTKIVEACVKNNRLWTNFQVLQLKNNIRSVNTDFSNWLIKVGSGDTPHIDGLPEDAIEIPSHILCTGDIVKDFFGDNISITDVSNFTKKSILCPKNSDVNSINEEVLNILQGETVTYLSSNSIDDSSEEDIQNYPIEFFNELTPTGMPRHKLNLKEIAIIMLLRNLNTTKGLCNGTRLIVKQLKKNLIIAQVITGSAEGNIVFIPRIHLAPSTTDLPFILRRRQFPVTLAFAMTINKSQGQTFDKVGIYLPEPVFSHGQLYVALSRVRSFTDVMVKVVEGHHQGKLLENCDKIFTRNVVYKEIL from the coding sequence ATGACACTTATGAATGAAATGGAGAACTTTAATGAGGACATCATTAAAACACACACGTGTGGATATTTAGATCACATATGCCACTTTTGTAGTGCAAAACATTTTGAATCTGAAAGACCTTCTGATCGCAAATTTTCACAATGTTGTTCAAAAGGAAAAGTAAATCTTCCCACAATTAGTATGAATCCATTAATCCAGCAGCTCATGACTGGACAGCATTACTACAGCAAAAATTTCTTCAACGATATCAGATCTATAAATAGTGCATTAGCATTTGCCTCCATGGGAGCAAACATTACTCCACCCCCTGGCAATGGGCCATATTGTTTCCGGATCCATGGATCAATTTGTCACAGAGCAGGCACACTGCATCCAGAACAGGGACAAAACAGACTGTTTGCtcaattatatattttagatCCTTCTGAAGCAGCAGAGCAAAGAATGCAAAATTCAGCAAATAATGGAATAAATCCAGAACTTATGAAAATACTAAGCACACTCATTGCTCAAACAAATCCATTTGCAGAGGCCTGTAAAATGTTGTACCAAGTTGAAAAAGAATATGAGGAGGATGCAGCAACAACTGGAAACGTTATTAAGGAAGTGTCCATGACAATAGTGCAAGATCGTAGAAATGACCAAAGACGCTATAATGCACCAAAACATAATgaagttgcttttatttttcaaaatgatgatGGCGAACCTCCACTAGAAAGAGATCTTCTAATACACTGCAAAGCAACTACAGATGATATAAatcaaagaaaaacacaaaggATTAGTGTACTTGACCCCAATCTGGAACCAATGGTTTATCCATTACTCTTCCCTTATGGTGATCAAAGCTGGGGAATTGATATACCTTTGCAACACAGACCTGAAGCGTTACAAAGTTTAACAAATCAAACACAAAACCCTAGAATTAGAGTTACACAAATGCAATATTATGGGTATCGTCTTTCCATCAGAGACGatttcaaccccttcttaaatgcTGGCCGCCTTACACAACAGTATATAGTTGATGCATATGTCAAAACTGAATCCAACAGACTCAACTACATACGACTGAATCAGCCAAAATTGCGAGTTGAAAAATACTCAGGATTGATGGACCACTTAATTAATGAATCCAATGAGAAAGGCTTCATTCctggaaaaacatatattttacctTCCTCATTTGCAGGTAGCCCAAGAAACATGCTTCAACATTATCAAGATGCAATGGTAATTGTTAGAAAATATGGTAAACCTGATCTTTTTATTACAATGACGTGCAACCCCAAATGGGAAGAGATTGTTGAGAACCTACAACATGGCCAAACTACTGATGCTCGACCTGATTTAGTTGCAAGAGTATTTCATCTAAAACTGAAAGCTTTAATTGATGATCTgtgtaaaaaacatatttttggagtACTAAAAGCAATTGTCTACGTAATAGAATTTCAGAAGAGGGGTTTACCACATGCTCACATACTACTTATTCTTCAACATGACTGGAAACCCAAAACTGAACAACTCATAGACAAAATTGTATCTGCTGAGATTCCAAATATCACCAACACTCCTCGCTTACATGCAATTGTTACAAAACATATGATTCATGGACCATGCGGACTACTCAATCCTAATTCACCATGTATGTCAAATGACAAATGCACTAAGGAATTTCCAAAACCATTTCAAGAAAAAACGTCCGCAAATACAAATGGTTATCCAAAATATAGAAGAAGAAACACAAACAACATGACAATTGTCAATGGCAGGACAATAGATAACCATTGGGTTGTACCATATAATCCACATCTTGCCCTCAAGTACAATTGCCACATTAATGTTGAAGTCTGCGCTTCCATAAAAAGGGTcaaatacctttttaaatatgtGTACAAAGGTCATGATTGTGCAAATGTTGTTATTCAAGAACAAGGCACTTTAAATCATGATGAAATTAAGACCTTCATGGATTCCAGATATATCAGCGCTCCAGAAGCAGCATGGCGTTTAAATGGGTTTGAAATGCATTACCAATCACATACCATATATAGGTTACCAGTGCATTTACCTGATGAACAATCTGtatttttcaatccaaatgacaTTAATACAGCCACCCAGAGAGCTTCAGTAAAAAATACTCAATTGACGGCTTGGTTTAAATTAAATCAAGAGCAAGAGCAAGCAAGGAATCTTTTATATTCAGACATTCCTGTACACTATGTATTTGACTCTAAAACCTGTACATGGAAATTACGACAGCGGGGTGCAGACAAAATCATTGGAAGAATGTATTCTGTCAATTTATCATCAGATCCAGAACGCTACTGCATGCGTCTCCTATTGCTACATGTTCCCGGTGCAATATCATTTCAAGATATGAGAACTGTCAATAGAAATATCTATCTCAGTTTCCAAGATGCTGCGAAAGAAAGAGGCCTCATCAATGATGATCAAGTGTGGGAGAACACTTTAGAAGATGCTATCCAATACAGCATGCCAAAACAACTAAGAGAGCTATTTGCGTACATTTGTGTATTTGCCTCCCTACAGAACATAAATgatctttttgtaaaatatgaacaGTACCTCACCGAAGATATTGTTCAAAAACATATCAATCACAACGATGAATGCACAATATGCCGTTCTATCGCGTTACAGGAAATATCTAACATTCTACTACTccatgggaaaaaatgtgaaGATTTCGGATTACCACCTATActaccaaattcaaacttacttGCAGATAACTATAACCAGGtctttcaaaaacaaaaagcGGAAGAAATGACAAGTACattaaacaaagaacaaaaaacagCTTTACAAACAATATTACAAGCAACTGAAAATGACAACCTTAACAAACATTGTTTTTTCATAGATGGACCAGGAGGTAGTGGTAAAACTTATCTTTACAAAACCCTGCTCAGCACAGTTCGTGGCCAAGGAAATATTGCACTACCTGTAGCTTCCACAGGTATAGCAGCCAATCTTCTTGAGGGTGGAAGAACATACCACTCCCAATTCAAGTTACCTGTGCCTATAGTTGAGAATACAACATCAAATATACGACTCAATTCTGTGGATGCTGAACGTTTAAGACATTCAAAATTAGTAATTTGGGATGAATGTACTATGGCCCCCTCTGTAGCTCTTGCAATGGTTAACAGACTGCTCCAAGAAATAATGGACAACAACAAACCGTTTGGAGGAAAAGTATTCTTACTTGGAGGAGATTTTAGGCAAACACTTCCCGTGCTACCTCACGGTGACCGGACAAAAATTGTTGAGGCCTGTGTTAAGAATAATAGACTGTGGACTAATTTCCAAGTACTTCAACTGAAAAACAATATACGCTCAGTTAACACTGAtttcagcaattggctgatcaaaGTTGGCAGTGGTGATACACCACACATTGACGGTTTACCTGAAGATGCAATTGAAATACCTTCCCACATTTTATGCACAGGAGATATTGTCAAAGACTTTTTTGGAGACAACATTTCTATTACAGATGTCTctaactttacaaaaaaatctattctttGTCCAAAAAACTCTGATGTCAACTCAATAAATGAAGAGGTGCTTAACATTTTACAAGGAGAGACAGTGACATACCTCAGCTCAAACTCAATTGATGACTCAAGTGAGGAAGATATTCAAAACTATCCAATTGAGTTCTTCAATGAATTAACCCCAACAGGTATGCCTAGGCATAAACTCAACCTTAAAGAGATCGCTATAATTATGCTCCTTAGAAATCTAAACACTACGAAAGGATTGTGCAATGGCACCCGTCTCATCGTCAAACAACTTAAAAAGAACCTCATCATTGCTCAAGTAATAACAGGTTCAGCGGAAGGAAACATAGTCTTCATTCCCCGTATTCATTTGGCTCCATCAACAACTGATTTACCGTTTATCTTACGAAGACGACAATTTCCAGTAACATTAGCCTTTGCCATGACAATTAACAAATCTCAGGGCCAAACGTTCGATAAAGTTGGCATTTACTTGCCAGAACCTGTATTCAGCCATGGTCAGTTATATGTTGCATTGTCAAGAGTACGGAGTTTCACTGATGTCATGGTGAAGGTCGTAGAAGGTCATCACCAAGGCAAACTGTTGGAAAACTGTGACAAAATATTCACAAGGAATGTTGTCTATAAAGAAATTTTATAG